In Fibrobacter sp. UWH4, a single genomic region encodes these proteins:
- a CDS encoding type II toxin-antitoxin system RelB/DinJ family antitoxin: MPMTVLQIRIEDDLKKQVSDLFESLGMDIPTAVRIFFKRALVENGIPFEVKGMPSPTKQDGINLLNALHAAQEQAYKNGVANLSEEEIEAEIKAARMERKKK, encoded by the coding sequence ATGCCGATGACGGTTTTGCAAATAAGGATTGAAGATGATTTGAAAAAACAGGTTTCCGACCTGTTTGAAAGCCTTGGAATGGATATACCCACGGCTGTGCGCATCTTTTTTAAGCGTGCTCTTGTCGAAAACGGAATTCCCTTTGAGGTGAAGGGAATGCCTTCTCCTACAAAACAGGATGGCATTAATTTGTTGAATGCGTTACATGCGGCTCAGGAACAGGCATATAAAAATGGCGTTGCGAATCTAAGCGAAGAGGAAATTGAAGCCGAAATTAAGGCCGCTCGTATGGAGAGGAAGAAAAAATGA
- a CDS encoding putative toxin-antitoxin system toxin component, PIN family has product MIFAVLDTNVLISAALAHNKYSIPYSVFRGVVERRFVPLVDDNIVREYWEVFSRPKFSFMQETINDIVGNTIKFAINQPVPPSGIELPDSDDVVFYDVARAHQDKGAYLVTGNLKHFPNCGFAVSPRDFMNIITPNKGNHMVNDNSAVYDPTGLLAALHEAQRQAHENGVDNLTEEEIEAEIKAARAERKKRLGTNG; this is encoded by the coding sequence ATGATTTTTGCTGTGCTCGATACGAATGTTTTAATTTCTGCAGCTCTAGCGCATAATAAGTATTCTATTCCTTATTCTGTTTTTAGGGGTGTTGTTGAAAGGCGTTTTGTCCCTCTTGTTGATGATAATATAGTTCGCGAGTATTGGGAGGTGTTTTCTCGTCCAAAATTTTCATTTATGCAAGAAACAATAAATGATATTGTCGGAAATACTATAAAATTTGCGATAAATCAGCCGGTTCCACCATCTGGTATAGAACTCCCTGATAGCGATGATGTTGTCTTTTATGATGTGGCTAGGGCTCATCAAGATAAAGGTGCTTATCTTGTGACAGGAAACTTGAAACACTTTCCAAATTGTGGGTTTGCTGTTTCTCCCCGTGATTTTATGAATATCATTACACCGAACAAAGGAAACCACATGGTTAACGATAATTCTGCTGTTTATGACCCTACGGGGCTTTTGGCTGCTTTGCACGAAGCTCAGCGTCAGGCTCATGAAAATGGGGTGGACAATCTGACCGAAGAAGAAATCGAGGCCGAAATCAAGGCTGCTCGCGCGGAGAGAAAGAAACGGCTTGGAACGAACGGATGA
- a CDS encoding DUF2442 domain-containing protein — protein MNEITEKDVKRLWVEKDAVCVELKDGRIGRELIRDYEPLRKATRKQLENCRVDCDGVWFDDLDEGLDLSGFFSPKKTNPIGRIFWLFPELNASAFARRLGIPQPLFAAYVNGTKKPSSARKKLIDEELRRIGRELLKTVA, from the coding sequence ATGAACGAAATTACGGAAAAAGATGTAAAAAGGCTTTGGGTCGAAAAGGACGCTGTTTGTGTCGAACTGAAAGACGGCCGAATCGGGCGTGAACTCATCCGCGATTACGAACCGCTGCGGAAGGCTACGCGAAAGCAGTTGGAGAATTGCCGCGTAGATTGCGATGGCGTGTGGTTTGACGATCTGGACGAAGGCCTGGATCTTTCGGGATTCTTTTCGCCGAAAAAGACAAATCCCATTGGCCGCATATTTTGGCTGTTCCCCGAACTGAACGCTTCGGCGTTTGCCCGCCGATTGGGAATCCCTCAGCCCCTGTTCGCCGCATACGTAAACGGAACGAAAAAGCCCTCTTCGGCAAGAAAGAAACTCATTGACGAGGAACTCCGCCGTATCGGCAGGGAACTGCTGAAGACCGTGGCGTAG
- a CDS encoding fibrobacter succinogenes major paralogous domain-containing protein, with protein sequence MKKFLVAMGLVAFAVVGCDDSSSASAGQNDEPAVESSSSSSGKVTDKVGEPAEGSSSSDKTSVSSSSSADELSSSSLVEISSCSEGEGTSSSSGQKIESSSSSASGINCSALLEGETGWSWDVPKECRFNPDIDYGSMTDSRDGKVYKTVEIGDLVWMAENLNYADSVTTTSLKGKSWCYNDVAANCDVAGRLYTWAAAIDSVALASDEENPLDCGDGKTCAMPDTVYGVCPPDWHLPTYAEWNALFMAVGGYRTASWALKTQSGWINRDSRTEGNGEDEFGFSALPAGSWSDVGSYYCDEGRNARFWSASEYGEDNAYFLGMNNVFSDASLSPTYKSHGNSVRCVKN encoded by the coding sequence ATGAAAAAGTTTCTTGTTGCGATGGGATTGGTGGCGTTTGCTGTTGTCGGGTGCGACGATAGTTCGTCGGCATCTGCAGGGCAAAACGATGAACCGGCTGTTGAATCGTCTTCTTCGAGTAGTGGCAAGGTCACTGATAAGGTTGGTGAGCCTGCCGAAGGGTCATCTAGCAGTGACAAAACGAGTGTGTCCAGCAGCAGTTCTGCTGATGAGCTGTCGAGCTCTAGCCTGGTCGAGATATCAAGTTGTAGCGAGGGTGAAGGGACGTCTAGTTCATCCGGACAAAAAATAGAGTCCAGTAGTAGTTCTGCAAGCGGGATAAATTGTTCGGCGCTCTTGGAGGGCGAAACGGGTTGGAGCTGGGATGTGCCGAAGGAATGCCGCTTTAACCCTGATATTGACTACGGCTCCATGACCGATAGCCGTGATGGCAAGGTCTACAAGACTGTGGAAATTGGTGATTTGGTATGGATGGCTGAAAATCTGAACTACGCCGACAGTGTAACGACCACGAGTCTCAAGGGTAAATCCTGGTGCTACAACGACGTGGCCGCCAACTGCGACGTGGCCGGTCGCCTTTATACCTGGGCGGCGGCGATTGACTCGGTGGCATTGGCGTCCGATGAAGAGAACCCTTTGGATTGCGGTGACGGCAAGACCTGCGCCATGCCAGACACTGTGTACGGGGTTTGTCCGCCGGACTGGCACTTGCCAACATATGCAGAGTGGAATGCCTTGTTCATGGCGGTGGGGGGGTATAGAACTGCGAGCTGGGCTCTCAAAACTCAGAGCGGCTGGATCAATAGAGACAGTCGCACAGAAGGTAACGGCGAGGACGAGTTCGGCTTTTCCGCGTTGCCTGCAGGCAGCTGGAGCGACGTTGGGTCTTACTACTGCGATGAGGGCCGCAACGCGCGTTTCTGGAGTGCGTCTGAGTATGGTGAAGACAACGCGTACTTTTTAGGCATGAACAACGTCTTCTCCGATGCGAGTCTGTCCCCCACCTACAAGAGCCACGGGAATTCAGTTCGCTGCGTAAAGAACTAA
- the ilvC gene encoding ketol-acid reductoisomerase: MNYFNSIPMRRQLEEIGHCRFMEHSEFSRGVEALKGKKIVFVGCGAQGLHQGLDLRDSGLDVSYTLRKEAIEQKRQSWKNATENGFKVGTYEEMIPDADLVCNLTPDKQHHNVIPAIMKLMKKGAALSYSHGFNIVEEGQEIRKDITVIMVAPKGPGSEVRSEYVRGFGMPCLIAVHPENDPEGKGWDYAKAYAAGLHADRPGVLESSFVAEVKSDLMGEQTILCGMLQTGTILCYDKMVKEFGVEPAYAVKLLQYGWETISEALKHGGITNMMDRLSNPAKIRATELAEKMKKIMKPLYQEHQDNIISGKFSSTMMVDWEAGDKDLLKWRGETGELEFEKVEATDKVITEQEYFDRGVLMTAMIKAGVELAFETMCSVGIKPMSAYYESLHETPLIANLIARKKLYEMNRVISDTAEYGCYLFANKCVPLLADFMKNEVKKDDIGAIYGEGKTTAVDNEELIKVNKNIRQHPVEEVGAWLRERMSGMTKVV, from the coding sequence ATGAATTATTTCAATTCTATCCCTATGCGTCGCCAACTCGAAGAAATTGGCCACTGCCGTTTCATGGAACATTCTGAATTCAGCCGTGGTGTTGAAGCCCTCAAGGGCAAGAAGATCGTGTTCGTCGGTTGCGGTGCCCAGGGTCTCCATCAGGGTCTTGACCTGCGCGATAGCGGCCTCGACGTCTCTTACACGCTCCGCAAGGAAGCCATCGAACAGAAGCGCCAGTCCTGGAAGAACGCTACTGAAAACGGCTTCAAGGTCGGTACCTACGAAGAAATGATTCCGGATGCAGACCTCGTTTGCAACCTCACACCGGACAAGCAGCACCACAACGTGATCCCGGCTATCATGAAGCTCATGAAGAAGGGCGCAGCCCTCTCTTACAGCCACGGCTTCAACATCGTTGAAGAAGGCCAGGAAATCCGCAAGGACATCACCGTGATCATGGTCGCCCCGAAGGGCCCGGGTTCCGAAGTCCGTAGCGAATACGTTCGCGGTTTCGGTATGCCCTGCCTTATCGCTGTGCACCCGGAAAACGACCCCGAAGGTAAGGGTTGGGACTACGCCAAGGCTTACGCCGCTGGCCTCCATGCCGACCGTCCGGGCGTTCTCGAAAGCTCTTTCGTTGCCGAAGTGAAGTCCGACCTCATGGGCGAACAGACCATCCTTTGCGGTATGCTCCAGACCGGCACCATCCTCTGCTACGACAAGATGGTGAAGGAATTCGGCGTTGAACCGGCTTACGCGGTCAAGCTGCTCCAGTACGGCTGGGAAACCATTTCCGAAGCTCTGAAGCATGGCGGCATCACCAACATGATGGACCGTCTCTCCAACCCGGCCAAGATCCGCGCAACGGAACTCGCCGAAAAGATGAAGAAGATTATGAAGCCGCTCTACCAGGAACACCAGGACAACATCATCTCTGGCAAGTTCTCCAGCACCATGATGGTGGACTGGGAAGCCGGCGACAAGGATTTGCTCAAGTGGCGTGGCGAAACGGGCGAGCTCGAATTCGAAAAGGTCGAAGCTACCGACAAGGTCATCACCGAACAGGAATACTTCGACCGCGGCGTTCTCATGACCGCCATGATCAAGGCCGGTGTGGAACTCGCATTCGAAACCATGTGCTCCGTGGGCATCAAGCCGATGAGCGCCTACTACGAATCTCTCCACGAGACTCCGCTTATCGCGAACCTCATCGCTCGTAAGAAGTTGTACGAAATGAACCGCGTGATCAGCGACACCGCCGAATACGGTTGCTACCTGTTCGCCAACAAGTGCGTGCCTCTGCTCGCCGACTTCATGAAGAATGAAGTGAAGAAGGACGACATCGGCGCTATCTACGGCGAAGGCAAGACCACTGCTGTGGATAACGAAGAGCTCATCAAGGTGAACAAGAACATCCGTCAGCATCCGGTGGAAGAGGTCGGTGCTTGGCTCCGCGAACGCATGAGCGGCATGACGAAAGTTGTCTAA
- a CDS encoding deaminase, with the protein MNNSQSRSKLRDEVYTQMMCAQARLSKDQNTQMGAVLVSADGRVISTGYNGAPAGFDDETVPYTREKQLLAYDLLDADSGEVLSHHEFEANKYPFMVHAEINALHYARGKVPPGSKLYVIGFPCERCSLDISLSGVAEVFVTKDDYDPKSTLNNGRDTAYYMFAQAGIIVTLCGKRIRPVVSKPLNRA; encoded by the coding sequence ATGAATAATTCTCAATCTCGCAGCAAGCTTCGTGACGAAGTCTATACCCAGATGATGTGCGCGCAGGCGCGCCTTTCTAAAGACCAGAATACCCAGATGGGGGCGGTGCTGGTGAGTGCCGACGGTCGCGTGATCAGCACGGGCTACAATGGCGCTCCGGCTGGTTTCGACGACGAGACGGTGCCGTACACCCGCGAAAAGCAACTGCTGGCGTACGATTTGCTGGATGCCGATTCGGGCGAGGTCCTGAGCCACCACGAGTTCGAGGCCAACAAGTACCCGTTCATGGTGCATGCCGAAATCAACGCATTGCACTATGCCCGCGGCAAGGTTCCTCCCGGCTCCAAGCTCTACGTGATCGGTTTCCCTTGTGAACGCTGCTCTTTGGATATTAGCCTTTCGGGCGTTGCCGAAGTGTTCGTGACCAAGGACGATTATGACCCGAAGTCCACGCTGAACAACGGCCGCGATACGGCTTACTACATGTTTGCGCAGGCGGGAATTATCGTGACGCTGTGCGGTAAGCGCATTCGTCCGGTGGTTTCGAAGCCGTTAAATAGAGCTTAG
- a CDS encoding TIGR02147 family protein, producing the protein MVNLFEYLNYREFLRDAYEERHKGDWRFSHRYIADRAGFDASMFNKILQGKRNLTSRLVSVFADIFCNDDREKAYFADMVAFNQAKNHSESRQYLEKLVATKECKVENVAKDQFEYFDHWYHAVIRELVTFYPYVGDDAALGLMVRPPITASQVKSSIALLERLSMIKKNEATGFYEQTQGLISSGSESFSTAVNSYIQQNLNVAQDAMDRFERGERNLSTLAFACDEPTYKELVEMVRRFRREVLAKVGQCEKPNRVFQLGMQLFPLSDPYPPPQRRGRKRRIRGLEMTEGESQVVVDANEATELKDGLTETLRNAEGGAADA; encoded by the coding sequence ATGGTGAATCTTTTTGAATACTTGAACTACCGCGAATTCTTGCGTGACGCCTATGAAGAGCGCCATAAGGGTGACTGGCGCTTCAGCCATCGCTACATTGCTGACCGCGCCGGGTTTGATGCGTCGATGTTCAACAAGATTCTGCAGGGCAAGCGCAACCTGACCAGTCGCCTGGTTTCGGTGTTTGCCGATATTTTTTGTAATGATGACCGCGAAAAGGCCTACTTTGCCGACATGGTGGCGTTCAACCAGGCGAAGAACCATTCCGAAAGCCGTCAGTACCTGGAAAAGCTGGTGGCCACCAAGGAATGCAAGGTCGAAAATGTGGCCAAGGACCAGTTCGAATACTTTGACCACTGGTACCATGCGGTCATCCGCGAATTGGTGACCTTTTACCCGTATGTGGGCGATGACGCGGCGCTTGGCCTGATGGTGCGCCCGCCGATTACGGCTTCGCAGGTTAAGTCTTCGATTGCGTTGCTGGAACGCCTCTCGATGATCAAGAAAAACGAGGCGACGGGCTTTTACGAACAGACGCAGGGCCTGATTTCGAGCGGGTCTGAATCTTTCAGTACGGCGGTCAACTCTTACATTCAGCAGAACTTGAATGTGGCGCAAGACGCCATGGACCGTTTTGAACGCGGTGAACGCAATTTGTCGACGCTGGCCTTTGCCTGCGACGAGCCGACTTACAAGGAACTGGTCGAAATGGTGCGTCGCTTTAGGCGCGAAGTCTTGGCGAAGGTGGGCCAGTGCGAAAAGCCCAATCGGGTGTTCCAGCTCGGTATGCAACTGTTCCCGCTTTCAGACCCGTATCCGCCACCGCAGCGACGCGGGCGCAAGCGCCGTATTCGCGGACTTGAAATGACCGAAGGCGAATCGCAGGTTGTCGTTGATGCGAACGAGGCGACGGAACTCAAGGATGGATTGACCGAAACCTTAAGAAATGCCGAAGGGGGTGCTGCCGATGCTTAA